AAACCGAGTTCTGTACCGCCTTTGGTGGACCAGAGAAAACCAACAACAACAACACAACCAAATGCTTCAATGGTGAATCGGTTAACCAAGAAACTGATATAAAGCCACCTCAAGGGATATGTGTTGAGAAGATAGGAACCGGGTCTTACCTCAACATGGTAGCTCATCCTGATGGTTCAAACCGAGCCTTCTTCTCTAACCAACCTGGTAAGATATGGTTAGGTACAATACCGGATCAAGACTCAGGTGAAGCGATGGAACTCGATGAGTCAACTCCTTTTGTTGACATAACCGATCAAGTCAGTTTCGATACGCAGTTTGGTATGATGGGGATGGCGTTTCATCCTAAGTTCGCAGAGAACGGGAGGTTCTTCGCGTCTTTTAACTGTGATAAAGTCAAGTCTCCTGGTTGCACTGGTCGTTGTGCTTGTAACTCTGATGTAAACTGTGATGCTTCTAAGCTTCCCAAAGACGATGGTGACCAGCCTTGTCGTTATCAGACCGTTGTGGCTGAGTATACCGCAAACGGTACTTCCTCAAGCCCTTCAACGGTAAAGAATCCAAGATTTTGTGTAGTTTCAATCAAAAAATGAGTTTCTTGCAGACCAAGGAACTAACAAAGATTGCTTGTTGTGTAGGCAAAGACTGGTAAGGCATCTGAGGTGAGGAGGATTTTCACTATGGGACTTCCTTATTCGTCGTCTCACGGTGGTCAGATACTCTTTGGACCTGATGGGTATTTGTATCTCATGACTGGTGATGGAGGAGGAGTTTCAGATACTCACAACTTTGCACAGAACAAGAAGTCATTGCTTGGCAAAATCTTGAGGCTTGATGTTGATGTTATGCCAAGTTAAGAGACGGAAACAGTTTGGTATTAGAGAGTTTGTGTTTGGTGTCTTTGTACTTACTTTCTGTGATATGACTTTGCAGGCGTATCTGAAATCTCTGAGCTAGGTTTATGGGGAAACTACTCTATCCCAAAGAGCAACCCTTTCCAAGGCAATGCAGCAGATGAACAAGGTGAGATTTATGCTTTAGGGCTTCGAAACCCGTGGCGTTGCAGCTTTGATTCTGAGAGACCGGAGTACTTCTTGTGTGCAGATGTCGGAAAGGTTTGTTTCTTTCTTGCTGTTTAAGCATCAGACTCTTAAGATAAGGTTGCTGAGTTAAAGAAAAAGTATGTAACAGGATACATATGAAGAAGTTGATATCATAACAATGGGTGGAAACTATGGCTGGAGAATCTATGAAGGACCTTATGTTTTCTCTCCTTTATCGCCTTTCGGAGAGAATGTTTCTGAGATCTCTAACCTGACTTTTCCTATTCTTGGTTACAACCACTCCGAAGTTAACAAACATGAAGGATCTGCTTCCATTATTGGTGGTTACTTCTATCGTTCCAACATTGATCCTTGCTCTTACGGCACGTAAGTCAAAATACTAAACCCTAAACAATAAATACATAATTTTAAACCCTGACCCTAAATCATCAACCGTTTTTGTTTTGTTTCAGGTACTTGTATGCAGATCTTTATGCAAACGCGATGTGGGCAGCAATAGAATCACCAGAAGGTAGCGGTAACTTCACTGACTCTCAAATACCATTTAAATGCAGCCAAGATTCACCGGTGAAGTGCACCGCGGCACCAGGAGGAGCTGACTCAGGACCTGCACTTGGTTACATCTACTCTTTTGGACAAGACAATAACAAGGACATACATTTGCTCACAAGCACGGGTGTGTACAGAATTGTTCGTCCTAGCCGTTGTAACTTTGCTTGCTCCAAGGAAAATACTACTGCCTCTAGGGGAAAACAGAGCCCTAACGGTGCTGGGCCTCCCCAGTCTCTACCTTCTTCTGCAAGAAATCACTGTTTCTCTGTATTTAAGTCATTATTGTTGTTGATGTTGTCTATGTGTTTAACTGTCTTACAATGGTGATTTGTTATTGTTTCAAACTCTGTTTTGTTACAGCACTTATGAGCATTGTTCAAGATCTATTTAATATTGCGTGTGTTAGAAATCTCTAGTGTCATGTCAAAGCTAATTCTTACTATTGGTATTGGTCCAATCTTATGTATGGGTTTTAGTTTGGGTGGGAAAAAAAAATTAAATCGAACCAAAATTGACCCAAACTAAACCAAATATATATCTCAATTTAACTGAATGGTTCGGTTCGGTGATGTTTATAGTTGAACTGAAAATCCAAATTTTGCATATTTAACTAGGTTAACTAAATATTATACTAGGTTTATAGATATTGGTTTAAAACTATTAGATTCAATTTCTATATTTTACTTATATATGAATAGAAAAAATACAACCAACAATGGAAAACATGATTTTTCTAGGTGTTTTCCTGCATAGTATTAATTTTTTTAAATTTAAATTATATTCAAAATAAAATAAAATTTTATTTTTATTTTAGATTTTATTCTTTTCTTACCCATATTTTAATCCAAATTTTGATTTAACTGAACATAAAATTAAGATAAAATAAACAATTTTATTATTTGAAATTATATTTAAGAATATATATGTATATATTTAAAATTACAATCTTAGA
The DNA window shown above is from Brassica oleracea var. oleracea cultivar TO1000 chromosome C3, BOL, whole genome shotgun sequence and carries:
- the LOC106336401 gene encoding HIPL2 protein — translated: MAKINQAITIFFLLLLSSTTSHPLCSDSKTQVSTNQTLEFCDSYSGKTCCNSKDDLELQNRFNSMNISDSNCSSLLKSILCAKCDQFSGQLFGNETSPIPILCNSTSQDLCSKLWDTCQNISIVSSPFSPTLLGGATSPSTPSTLTDLWKSQTEFCTAFGGPEKTNNNNTTKCFNGESVNQETDIKPPQGICVEKIGTGSYLNMVAHPDGSNRAFFSNQPGKIWLGTIPDQDSGEAMELDESTPFVDITDQVSFDTQFGMMGMAFHPKFAENGRFFASFNCDKVKSPGCTGRCACNSDVNCDASKLPKDDGDQPCRYQTVVAEYTANGTSSSPSTAKTGKASEVRRIFTMGLPYSSSHGGQILFGPDGYLYLMTGDGGGVSDTHNFAQNKKSLLGKILRLDVDVMPSVSEISELGLWGNYSIPKSNPFQGNAADEQGEIYALGLRNPWRCSFDSERPEYFLCADVGKDTYEEVDIITMGGNYGWRIYEGPYVFSPLSPFGENVSEISNLTFPILGYNHSEVNKHEGSASIIGGYFYRSNIDPCSYGTYLYADLYANAMWAAIESPEGSGNFTDSQIPFKCSQDSPVKCTAAPGGADSGPALGYIYSFGQDNNKDIHLLTSTGVYRIVRPSRCNFACSKENTTASRGKQSPNGAGPPQSLPSSARNHCFSVFKSLLLLMLSMCLTVLQW